In Triticum urartu cultivar G1812 unplaced genomic scaffold, Tu2.1 TuUngrouped_contig_9297, whole genome shotgun sequence, the genomic window ATTCAAAGTTGCACAACAGTTTAGTAGCTATACTAGAAATGGGTTACATTTTCATACGCAGTCCTATGATGATGGTAGGCCAATGCAAAATAGTGGTGTATCTCTAATTGCGTAGATTACACGCTATGAAAAAGGAAAcattgataatatgataataGGAAACCAAACATTTTACGGCATCATAAAGGAAATTATTGAGTTGAACTATGAAAATAAAGGAAAAATAGTTCTCTTCAAATGTGATTGGGTTGACAACCGTAGGAAAGACAAGTGGGTAAAAGTTGATCGCCTCGGGGTAACTTCTCTGAATTTCAAGCATTTGGTCAATGCTGGTGAAAATATATCGGATGAGCCTTTCGTTTTAGCATCACAAGCAACTCAAGTTTTCTATGTTGAAGACCCAATTGATGATGAATGGGTTACTGTTAGCTACTACAATCCAAGGGGCTCATATGCCATGCATGAAGCTGAAGATGAGGATGTAGAGACCGCTATGCCAATGGTTGATCCACATATCTATTCATGTTTCCATGATGATCTGCAAAGTATTGATTGTGCTAGAGCAGACATAGATGGGAGAATTGTGTGTGCTAAAAAATCTAGAAAGTAAGGGGCATTAGCATTTTTTTTGTTGCCTTGTGTTTTAATTTGCTTGCTATGCATATTTATCCAATGTTGTCTGTTAAGCATCTTGTTCTAACATTTGTCACTTGTAGGAAAAAGGATGGTAGGAACAAGAGGAGGAAACGAGGTCCCTCTGCTTGATGAAACTACGAGGCCTGCAAATATTGCAGAAAATGAGAGAAAGGTGAGAGCAATTATAGAACTTAAAAGGAATGAAGCATTGGGAGGAAACAAGAATTCCACTGAGAAAGGTTCATCACAACCATCTAGGAAAAGGAAAAAGGTTGTGTACTTCTCATTGGTTACTGTACTTCTCATTGTTTACATTCAATGTACTTCTCATTGTTCACAAGCATTGGATGGAGCATTGTATACCATCTTTCACACATATTTATTCTTTTTTCCTAGACAAATAACTGCACAAGTGAAGTTGCAAATGGAGGGTGTAATCTGCGTTCCCAGTCAAGGTTAAATCACGATGGTGAAGATCCCAATAATGAGCCCATAGGACATGGCTTAGATGACATTCAAGGTATTCTAGTGCTGCTCCATTCTCATTTTTCGCTGCAGTCTTACTTGTTCATTTTCTGCACTAAACTTGTTCATTTCCTGCACACATCAGAGTTATGAGTGCAGATTTACACTTCAAATTTATGTCTTTATATTTGCATTATAACTTTTTTGAGTGTGACAATGTATTTAGATTTATGACTTCAGATTCTCACTCATTCCTTTTGCATTGTAAAGCAAATGCTTCAGTTGTGACTATACAACAAAAAAAAGAAGAGAGGAAGGGGTCCCAGCGAATTAAGGAAGATATATGATAGAGACCAACCAAAACAAAAGGTTGAACTAAATGAGTTTGGTCAGCCTGTTGGTAGCAATGGTAAAACATTTGCTAATTTCATTGGAACATTCGTAAGGAAGCAATTGTCAGTGCTAATTAAGGATTGGAGATATGTTGATCCCGAGTTAAAGTTAAAGTTATGGGATGACATAAAGGTAGTTCATATTGTCAAAATATTTTTCCTATGGTCTCTGTTTTTGCTAGCTAGCTTTCGCTAAATGGCTTCTTTTTCATGTGTGTCCAGTCATTTTTTGAGGTGGATGAAGTTGCTTTCGATTACTTTATGACCGCAGCTGCAAAGAAATGGAGAGAATTTAAGTCATACCTAAAGGAGAAGTTTGATGCCACATTGACAGATGAGGAACTTATGGAAAGATGTGATGAAAGAATTCAAAAGGATGATTGGGTACAACTTATCGATCAGTGGAGAAAACCAGAATCTGAGGTAAGGCACAAACTGTTTTACTTTGGGTTAGAATTGAACTAATGTCTTCGTGTTATATCCTAGCTTAACTCACTGTTTGCATCCTTTTTAGGCTAGCAGTGCTAGAAACAAAAAAAATCGTTCCAATTTGAAATTGCTACATGTAGCTGGCAGCAAGAGTTTTGCTCGTGTTGGTCATGATATGGTAAACTCAACTGCTCAAGCACTTCTTTCTGAAAGTGATGTATCACATCGGTTTTGGTTGTTTTAGTTACTAGTGAAACAAATTGGTTGCAGGCTCAGAAACTAGGGTACTATCCAGGAAGAGACCAAATATTTGTCGAAGTACATACAGGTAAGAAAAATGGACTTCCCGCCCCACTAGCAATGCCACTAATTGTAAGTCACATGTACCATTCATCATCTCTTTTCTGTAATAATATCGTGCATGTGGCTTCATCATGGAAATAACTTGAGGTGTCTCATTTTGCTTTATTCTTGTAGAAGAAACTTCAAACTGAAGCTAAACTCCACCCAGAATTGGAGGGAAATTCTATTGAAGAAGGCGATCTTTATGCACATACTTTTGGAGAGAAGGAACCAAGAGGACGTGTCCCTATGTTGGGTACGGGGCCAACTCCACAGAGTGTGGGCGCGCCTGGAACAAAAGCTAAATTGCCAACAAAGCTTGCAATGCAAATACATCTTCGTCGACATGTTGAACAAGAAGTTTCAACTCTAAAGGAGAGAATGCAAGCAATGAACTATGCTTCGATGAGATGCAGCACGCCATGTTTTCACAAGGAAGTCACAGTGTTGAAACGCCCACACCTTCACCTCCTAATTATGTCTCTCGACCCGTGGTAGAGTGCTTAATTATCAAATTTTGTTAAGATACGTGAATCATAGGTACACTAATTTGGTTTCTTTTTGTGTCCCTCCATAGTTCTCACGTATTTTACCAAATGATGACAATGAGGAAGAGGAACATGAGGGTCATCATGACACAGTCCAGAAAGATGGAGGCTTGTTCATCCAGAAGTGTATACCATCTAGCCATAATGTTGCAGCCACACATTTACCTTCTAGAAGCCATGTGGCCACTCCAAGCACCCGTCAGGCCTCTCAAGCCTCTCACGATCAAGAAGACCTTGTAATCATCTCATCTCTTAACTACATACATCTTGTTGTGTTTTGTTTGCCATTCTTCATGTTTCTAATAGACGATGCATGAATTAGGTTAGTAGGGATGTCATATTATATCATTTGGTGAGATCTGATCCTGTGGCAAAGGCAATGGTTATCTCAACCAACCAAGACACCATAGTGGGAGGTGAAGTTCTTGGGCTGCAATATTACGAAGTTCTTGTGAATGTTGTATTGAAAAGAGAGGCCGAGCTTGCTCGTGGATATGATGGGATGCAAACAATGGGTGATGCTCACCACATGTCCATTGCATGGCCATCAAATAGGGTAAAAATTTATTATATACATTTTCCTGCCTAGTGTAAACTATCACATGATGCTAACTAATTGTTATTTTTGTAGATCAAACCTTGCAGCAAGTCACGGTTGTCGTCATTGCACAATTCAGGTATTATTTCTGTCAATGTCACCATCTCTATCTGACACTTAGAACTGAGAGCAAATAGTATATATAGTTATATACCACTAACAGTACCTCTAGTAGTGTGGATCAGCATGTTTTTGCAATTCTATTATTGAAAGTATTTGATTTTCATTCATCGAGGAGTGGTGCTGGCTATGCTTGCTAGTGTGCACACGTTTTTGCAATTCTGTTGTCGAAAGTATTTGATCTACTTGTGATGTTGTCTTCTTTATAGTACATGTACCTGTGACCTGTTTGTGTCCTCGTACAATCTCCTATGCTTGttttgttttttatttatttctggTTCCTCATTCTGTCCTAGGGAGAATGGGGAAAACATGAGAGAGTTAAGATCTTCTATGGAGTTTTTATTGGTTCGAGAGAGCAGCATCTAGCAGGCTAGCAGCTAGTACAATAGACCAATTCTCAAAAAGAAAGCTACAGAGAACCAATTAGAGAAACTACATTTTGGACTGAAAATATCATATCTTGTAGACTGAAAATATATAAAATCTCTGTTGTTGTACATAACTTGTAGCAGCAGTCAGCATACTATTTTTTATCATTTCTTTTGGAGTGAAATATATAGCATTTTGTACAGTATTATGGTCCAGAAAATCACGTCTCTTCCATCCTGACTTCATTTTGTTATTCTCAGTTTCTAAGATTGCTCAAAGATACAAGTTCTTTTGCAGGGACAAATGGGAGAAAGTAGCAAGTACTGAAGTTGATCTAGGATGTTCCGCTGATCGCTTTTGTCCATAACATGGAACATGGTCGACGCATTTTGTACATATGGAAGTTGATGTCCACTTGATCGAAGACTGGGTATCTTCCATAATATTTTGTAGTAGTCAAATGATCGAACGATTGATCTCTTGAGAACTTGCTCATCATATTTTGTAATAGGCCATGACATGAATGTCGACTTGGGTATTTCCTTAATGGCTGTAGCTAACTTGAGTGAAGAAAACTAGTGAATCTTCTATATATGTTGGATGAATGCACTGGCtgctatcttgtgatgaatggaAGAGTGCATTTGGAATCATTTATATATGTTGAATGAATGGATTGGCTGTTATCTTCTGATGAATAGAAGAGTGCAATTGTATTGCATACTGAAAATGAATTGAATATTATGATTTTAATTTTATCTTAATAGCTGCATTTGCATTTATGCTGAAATGTATAACCCTCACACCTAGTGTGTCGGTAGAATTGGTGCATGTCAGATTATCTGTTGGTATAACATATTGGCAGATAAACCATCGGAATAGAAATGGGTGATGCACTATTTGTCGGCACATGTAGTATCAGAAAGACCGTCGGCGTATCTATGGTATCACACAATCCGTCGGCATAGTGTGGTGACAGACAAACTGTCGGCATAAAGTTGTCTGTCGCTGTAGAAATGCCTGTCGGCGTAAATATCACCAATGCTGGCATACTTTCTGTCGGCATAAATTTATCTGTCGGCAATGACCTTTCCCGGTAGGACTATAGGCGACAGCTCCCTTCCGTCGCTAAAGTTCTTTGCCGACACTAAATGTGTCGCCTTAGGTGACATGTGGCGATAGATTTTCTGACGCTGATTTGAGTGTCGTGGTGTAGtgatgggttaaatccatctgaagctaagccaagtctaatgtttctcgggtcagcagcaaacttttCGTGCTTTTGATTGAAGcgtttccactcactaccatgtgatggatggctcattacattctgatctctgtactcctggttcctagaatgccacagtacatcctctcttgtttcagcatcatgaaacaacctctgcaatcttggtgtaattggaaaatgtcacagaacattatgaggaatcctcttcacagcatcgccatctttccatcttgatgatttgcatttcaggcattcacttaagttggcataatccttccatggagagggttttggtgggttttgggccaaaatggaggggtgttgggctgcaacacacacgaggccttttcggtccctcggttgaccgttggagtatcaaacgaagttcaaatgacatgaaacttgacaggcggtctaccggtagtaaaccaaggccgcttggcaagtctcggtccaatccggaaaggtttaatccccacacacgaaagaaaggtagaaatgaccaccggaggagaatggagcgccggaatgcaaaacggacaacagggaaaatgctcgaatgcatgagatgaacacgtatgcaaatgcaatgcacatgatgacatgatatgagatgcatgacaaagatagcaacacacggagacaaaaacccgaactagagaaaataaaataacttaacgccggaaatggcaagagttggagtacaaattgggaaagttacatccggggtgttacatgtttctcgggtcagcagcaaacttttCGTGCTTTTGATTGAAGcgtttccactcactaccatgtga contains:
- the LOC125532181 gene encoding uncharacterized protein LOC125532181, encoding MVGTRGGNEVPLLDETTRPANIAENERKVRAIIELKRNEALGGNKNSTEKGSSQPSRKRKKTNNCTSEVANGGCNLRSQSRLNHDGEDPNNEPIGHGLDDIQANASVVTIQQKKEERKGSQRIKEDI
- the LOC125532182 gene encoding uncharacterized protein LOC125532182, with protein sequence MQHAMFSQGSHSVETPTPSPPNYVSRPVFSRILPNDDNEEEEHEGHHDTVQKDGGLFIQKCIPSSHNVAATHLPSRSHVATPSTRQASQASHDQEDLVSRDVILYHLVRSDPVAKAMVISTNQDTIVGGEVLGLQYYEVLVNVVLKREAELARGYDGMQTMGDAHHMSIAWPSNRIKPCSKSRLSSLHNSGTNGRK